Genomic segment of Clostridia bacterium:
TTAATAGCAATACTAGTGTAACTATGGAAGAGTTTCAAGGAACTCAAAGTTGTTAATATATTTTAGAAGGATTTTTATGAAAAAAGTTATTATTATCGGGGCAGGCGGACATGCCAGGGTAATCGCAGATATAATAAAATTAAACGGCGATATTGTGTATGGTTTTCTTGATGATAAAGGGCAAGAAAACATACATGAATTAAAAATTTTAGGCGGAATTGATGATATTAATAGATTTTTAGAAAAAGATTGTTACTTTATTGTGGCTATAGGCAATAATCAAATTCGTTATGAAATTATGACCAAGTATTCTAATGCTATATGGTATACCGCAATACACCCAGCAGCTGTGATAGCGAATGATGTTGAGATTGGAAGCGGCACAGCAATTATGGCAAATGCTGTAATAAACACTGGAAGCAAGATAGGACGTGGCGTAATCATAAATACATCAGCAACAGTTGACCATGATTGTCTTATAGGCGATTTTGTTCATATTTCTCCAGGAGCTCATCTTGCCGGTAATGTTCGCTTGGGAGAAAAAACCTGGATTGGTATTGGCGCAAATGTAATAAATAATATAGATATTTGTTCTGAATGCATTATCGGTGCTGGAGCTGTAGTTGTAAAAAATATTATAAAAAAAGGTACATATGTGGGCGTTCCAGCAAAAAAATTTTTAATTAATTAAAAATTTGATAAAAGGCATAGTTTATGAAAAAAGATGTTTTAATTATAGCGCAATTTTTAGGTTTTGAATCAGAAGGGATAAATAGTCGTTTTACATATATTGCAAAATTAATGCATTATAATGACGTTGAAATAGTATCCAGTTTATTTAATCATTTAAAAAAAGAGTTTAGAACTCAAAATCTTTATTATGAAAATAATTATAAAATAACTTTAATCAAAGAGCCTGGATATAAGAAAAATGT
This window contains:
- a CDS encoding acetyltransferase, coding for MKKVIIIGAGGHARVIADIIKLNGDIVYGFLDDKGQENIHELKILGGIDDINRFLEKDCYFIVAIGNNQIRYEIMTKYSNAIWYTAIHPAAVIANDVEIGSGTAIMANAVINTGSKIGRGVIINTSATVDHDCLIGDFVHISPGAHLAGNVRLGEKTWIGIGANVINNIDICSECIIGAGAVVVKNIIKKGTYVGVPAKKFLIN